Within Cucumis melo cultivar AY chromosome 4, USDA_Cmelo_AY_1.0, whole genome shotgun sequence, the genomic segment GAAAATTATTGTTAGTGAACTTAATGAGTGTTTTTATGACAAATAAATCAGCAGACTAGCCGACTATTTATAGACATTTTGGTGATACCTCAATaagataaaagataaatttgaaaatgataGATATAAGAATGGATTACTTTCACAAGATAGGATCCATTTAATtgactaaaagaaaaaagttgaaagattagTTTTTATTACCATAGAGTGGTTGGTAATCCCTAAATtaaatctttaaaaataaagataaaaactGGAGGTTAAAAAAGTTATATTAATCAAGAAATGAAGAATAAGAGGAAGAGAAGGTTTAGAGAATGAGGATGGATTGTGTTGTGGGGGAGAGCCTTATTGCAATCAAAATAATCCGACATCTATAAGACAAAAATGTTAATCAATGATAATAAATATCGAACccagaaaaagaataaaaataaaattaaccaAACGGGAGTTACACTTCttctaaattatatttataatccCCACAGTTTCAAAACCCCTTTAGTTCTAAAGTCTAAATTgtctaaaccctaaaccctaaacccaatCCCCCCTTTCTTCTTCATCCTGTAATCGACGATGGATCCCCTCGCTTGTTCGAGGAATGCTGCTGCTGTTGCTGATAATGTTGCATACCCATCAAATCCAACTCGTTCTTCTTTACAATCAGCATCATCCTCTCGTTTTCCAGCATTCTCTTCTCATTCTCCAGCTTCGCTCTCTCCATATCCCTCTCCTTCTTGCTCCTGAACTTCACCCATTTCAGCCTCTGTTTCTCCAGCTCGAATGCCTGCGTTTGCCAGCTCACTTTCTGCTCTTCAAGCTGAATCAATCGGCTCTTCATCCATTGCTTCTTCTCCCATGGACTCCTCCCCCCGTCCGAAATAACTCCCATCACCTCCGCACTCAACTGCTGCATCCCAGCCGTTATCCCCCCTTTCCTCGCCCTCTTCCTCGATTCCGTTTCCTCCTCTTCTTCCTGTCTTCCTTCAGTTTCCTCATCCTCTTCCTCCTCTTCCGATTCGTCCTCTTCCTCCTCCTCATCCTCCTCATCTCCGCTTTTCGAACACTCGCCGGCTGCTACACTGGCGGAGGTTGTGGTATCTGTGGCGTGGAAGCATAGTTGctgttgctgttgttgttgtGGAAGGTGGGATGGTTCTGTTGCCGCGTCCGGCGAGGGGTGGGTGGTGCTGTGGCGGCAAGTGTTGTGGTAAGCGCACATTTCTCTGAAGAAAAGATGTTTAGAATTGAGTAATTTTCGTACTTCCTCTTTTGTTTTCGGTGTTAATTCCATTGAATCAAGTAATGTTTGATTCTCTACTACTTTGCAGGCTGTTCCCTTCCCTAAAATATCGTTAACTCGTTTGTATCTTTTGTTTAAATCGTTAAATTTGTCTTCACATTGCTGTGGTGAAACGTAGAATCCTTTTTCCATCATTGCTCTGGATACCGATTTCCATTTCCCCTTCTTTTGCAGTAACCCTACTGGTTTTTTCTTCCCGACGTGGTCCACCGGCTCCGACCCACCTTCATCGCCGATATAGAACACCGCTGTAATCAACAGCCGAACCATCATATCCGTCCATTTCATCCTCTGCCACGGCGAGATTTTCTTCTTGCCATCTCCATTACTGTCATCCGCCGCGAACCCCTGCTCCTCGTCGTCACTGAGATTTGACTGCTGTGGCTTAGCTTTTGTCGGGAAGGGGTATTTCACGGAGACCGACGGCGGTTGTTGGTGGTGATGGGGGTCATGTTGGACATAAGATACCATTGGAGGGTGATGTAATTGGTGAGGATTAGTGGGATTTGTTGGGTTTTGATGAAGTGGTAGTTCCAATCCCAACATTGACGAATTCATGCCCGAAAACATCCCTCCTCCTCCAGCTGCTCCagctcctcctcctcctcctcctccaccACTCCCACCCACACCGCCGCCGCCTAAACTATTGGTTTCCATTAAAACAACCCCCCAATTCTTTCGATTAGCCGTATctaaaccaagaaataaccaaAACCCAGATAGAGAAATTGAATGTCGttgaagagaaagagaagaattGTGTGTTTATTGGATGGAGTGAGGGGGGAGAGAGAAGATAGTATATagatagaagaagaagaggggGCAGGTGGTTTTGGGAGAGTGGATTGTGGTATTGGGTTGACAGAAAACCGCCCATGGTTTTGGGAGGGAGAAACTGGAAACCCACAGGATTAAGAAAGAAAACTGGGGAGTGAAGAAGGGAAAATGGGTTTTAGTGATTTGTTGTTGGTTTTTCAGAAATCGCTTCGCCATTAGACACATTGCTATTCCACGTACGTCTCTCGAAACCCACAaactcttttatttttctttttgcttcctTCTTACTCAGTCaactctttttccttttttaggGTTTATAAAGTTTAGTAGGAGTTttgatttaaatatattttccttTCCTAAAATATCTTtgtctttttttaagatttgtgTATGTATACACACacttacacacacacacacacaaacagatatatatatatatatatatatatatatatatatattcttttaaaataaattatttttggtACAAGTTTTAATTAGGTGTCAGTGTTGAAGGGTACAAAACAGGGAGTATTTTGATAACTGAAATTTGactaaatttaaacaaaattcaGAATTTATAGAAAGTTTTTCCTAATTCTGCTTGcctttttatataaaaatacaaaCTAAATTAGAAGTTTATTCGGAGTTTAACTCAAATTCAAATGTGTCACCCTGAAAAGTCACGAATCTCTAATAAAACAATCTTATAAAAGGtcaatataaattttttttaaaaaattgggtTATTCttacaattaatttttaaatttggtatttaaaaaaatcttaaattttcaaaaaaaaaaaaaaaaaaacaatcctACATAGTTAAGAAACTAATATAATAGAAGTAAAATTGGTCAACTGGGTAAAATAAAACTCTTTTTTAGTGAATCGAAATTCTCCATTGGTATTGCTGTATCTTAGTGACCAAAAAATCAATGGTTAGGATTTTCTTACCTTCGATTGTATGAAAAAACCATGATACTTAACCATTGATTTGAATCAATCATGTTAAATTATTGTCCTAATATAATACCATCATTACACAGCGCGCGCgcacatgtatatatatatatagcctATTTTTTATGTGAT encodes:
- the LOC103486560 gene encoding uncharacterized protein LOC103486560 — encoded protein: METNSLGGGGVGGSGGGGGGGGAGAAGGGGMFSGMNSSMLGLELPLHQNPTNPTNPHQLHHPPMVSYVQHDPHHHQQPPSVSVKYPFPTKAKPQQSNLSDDEEQGFAADDSNGDGKKKISPWQRMKWTDMMVRLLITAVFYIGDEGGSEPVDHVGKKKPVGLLQKKGKWKSVSRAMMEKGFYVSPQQCEDKFNDLNKRYKRVNDILGKGTACKVVENQTLLDSMELTPKTKEEVRKLLNSKHLFFREMCAYHNTCRHSTTHPSPDAATEPSHLPQQQQQQQLCFHATDTTTSASVAAGECSKSGDEEDEEEEEDESEEEEEDEETEGRQEEEEETESRKRARKGGITAGMQQLSAEVMGVISDGGRSPWEKKQWMKSRLIQLEEQKVSWQTQAFELEKQRLKWVKFRSKKERDMERAKLENEKRMLENERMMLIVKKNELDLMGMQHYQQQQQHSSNKRGDPSSITG